One genomic window of Vibrio mangrovi includes the following:
- a CDS encoding ORC-CDC6 family AAA ATPase, with protein sequence MTTNLKNVFEASNARDFTSNQLVNEFIWTDSFSEILCSTKNQIVLGSRGSGKTALVKMLSHQNLRKLAKKNIDKADKKESENIEEANRIIQEKSLIATYIPLKVEWVNSLENYENAKDKYFIWSLNLATCARLIDTAKSCIEAYVENEVKGALIQRSICKSLSRMWILPRSINNFPELSRELETLEYEKNLMFNKESMGLELTNEEKSLGLAFHGNLFSPFTIATKQISRVLDIPTSCKWILCLDEAEFLSKEHHQILNTHMRSANDIFFKITTMPYRHHTLSTTVEANVNVGHDLEYVYIDKLGTINKNQKTSDKTIQEFATKLFINRLRQFDNDNVKTLEGLVGHSRLTQDTNELITDDDLLVLIDNHCNKATNARAKKLYKENKKRFDDEIGRKNRGILLLRDEYHNRIGSSNSSLYSGVAIIARCSDGNPRRLFRLFNHLLNSSSGELSSILPATVQSKRIKSFSHSELEVIKFEKGGKSSFELIKAIGSYFKVKTLEEKLGSDLPQAISIQHSVDDRVWAAIKSAVDLGLLYPVVKKDSNERSLFPVKEGVFSLANCLAPHFNLFPRVGRGVSISTVMNSSKVIEQMELFENEEC encoded by the coding sequence ATGACTACTAACTTAAAGAATGTATTTGAGGCTTCAAATGCTCGAGATTTTACATCAAATCAGCTTGTTAATGAGTTTATCTGGACTGATTCTTTTTCTGAAATTTTATGCTCTACTAAAAATCAAATTGTTCTTGGGTCAAGGGGGTCAGGTAAAACAGCTTTGGTGAAAATGCTATCTCATCAAAATTTACGGAAACTTGCAAAAAAAAATATTGATAAAGCAGATAAGAAAGAAAGTGAAAATATTGAAGAAGCCAATAGAATAATCCAAGAAAAAAGTCTAATAGCAACATATATACCTTTAAAAGTAGAATGGGTTAATTCACTTGAAAATTATGAAAATGCTAAAGATAAGTACTTTATTTGGAGTTTGAACTTAGCAACTTGTGCTCGATTGATTGATACTGCTAAAAGTTGTATCGAGGCTTATGTAGAAAATGAGGTTAAGGGGGCTCTAATACAACGTAGTATATGTAAAAGCTTATCCAGAATGTGGATATTGCCACGTTCTATTAATAACTTTCCAGAACTAAGCAGAGAGCTAGAAACATTAGAATATGAAAAAAACCTAATGTTTAATAAAGAGTCTATGGGACTAGAGCTTACAAATGAAGAAAAGTCTTTAGGATTAGCTTTTCATGGTAACTTATTTTCCCCTTTTACTATTGCTACCAAACAGATATCTAGAGTGTTAGACATTCCTACTTCCTGTAAATGGATTCTTTGTCTCGATGAAGCTGAATTTTTATCTAAAGAACATCACCAGATCTTAAACACTCATATGAGATCGGCGAATGATATTTTCTTTAAGATAACCACTATGCCTTATAGACATCACACATTGTCCACTACAGTCGAAGCTAATGTTAATGTAGGACATGACTTAGAATATGTATATATTGATAAGTTAGGTACAATAAATAAGAACCAAAAAACTTCTGACAAAACAATACAAGAATTTGCAACTAAATTGTTCATTAATCGCTTACGTCAGTTCGACAACGATAATGTGAAAACTCTCGAAGGTTTAGTTGGGCATTCTAGGTTAACTCAGGATACTAATGAGTTAATAACAGATGATGACCTATTGGTACTCATTGATAACCATTGTAATAAAGCTACTAATGCTAGAGCAAAGAAATTATACAAAGAGAACAAGAAAAGATTTGATGATGAAATAGGCAGGAAAAATAGAGGTATTCTACTTCTAAGAGATGAATATCATAACCGTATAGGCAGTTCAAACTCCTCGTTATATAGTGGTGTTGCGATCATTGCACGTTGTTCTGATGGTAATCCTCGTCGTCTCTTTCGCTTGTTTAACCACTTGTTAAATAGCTCTAGTGGAGAGCTTAGCTCAATTCTTCCTGCTACAGTACAGAGTAAACGTATAAAAAGCTTTTCTCATAGTGAACTAGAGGTAATTAAGTTTGAAAAAGGAGGAAAGAGTTCATTTGAACTAATTAAAGCTATTGGATCCTATTTCAAAGTCAAAACTTTAGAGGAAAAACTTGGGTCAGATCTGCCGCAAGCAATAAGTATTCAACACTCTGTAGATGATCGTGTCTGGGCAGCAATAAAATCAGCTGTTGACTTAGGTTTGCTATATCCTGTAGTCAAGAAAGATAGTAATGAACGAAGTCTATTCCCAGTTAAAGAAGGTGTTTTTAGTCTGGCTAATTGTTTAGCTCCCCACTTTAATCTCTTTCCGAGAGTCGGACGTGGGGTTAGTATTTCAACAGTAATGAATAGCTCAAAAGTAATTGAACAGATGGAGTTATTTGAAAATGAAGAATGTTAG
- a CDS encoding metallophosphoesterase family protein, translating to MKLLILSDLHVGSKARAQDFSTSPDDMACRNTPDFFKDFSELIKKESIDVTHILIAGDITQTAAYNEFELAAKNIEAIADLLQVGKECIYFIPGNHDSNWNDEKSSIENNEPTELTIKKKYTNLEQNKFFANLLGNAVFQDMYSSPYGSIWNSEEIVIVGINSSVRDGTTSDVHHGSIEPNDLNKINGELDKLDTKNKVKVLLTHHHPKNYTDRTFQDSDFSIMQNADAFLRFATTNEFDVIVHGHKHIPRFDIHSDALNYPVVALSAGSFSASLKDYHNGVANFFHIIEVEGKCDKNDNILGKVTTWAYFDNNKWISANKERDYISHEEFFGDIRNRKVLKKELKHDIETQIETTNVFRWQTLLNKKPELKYCNLGLREIVITELCEEEGWEYLPMRNNDFLVVQEDSSV from the coding sequence ATGAAGCTCCTAATCCTAAGTGATTTACATGTGGGTTCCAAAGCTCGAGCGCAAGATTTCTCGACTTCACCAGATGATATGGCATGCAGAAATACGCCTGACTTTTTTAAGGATTTTTCTGAATTGATCAAGAAAGAAAGTATAGACGTGACCCATATACTGATAGCTGGAGATATCACCCAAACAGCTGCTTATAATGAGTTCGAGCTAGCAGCCAAGAACATCGAAGCCATCGCTGACCTGCTACAAGTAGGAAAAGAATGCATTTATTTCATTCCTGGTAACCATGATAGTAACTGGAATGATGAGAAATCATCGATTGAAAATAATGAGCCCACAGAGCTCACAATCAAGAAAAAATATACCAACTTAGAACAGAACAAGTTTTTTGCCAACCTACTAGGCAATGCTGTCTTTCAAGATATGTATAGCTCTCCCTATGGTTCGATTTGGAACAGTGAAGAGATTGTGATTGTGGGTATAAACTCGTCAGTGAGAGATGGTACGACATCAGATGTTCATCATGGCTCCATAGAACCTAATGATTTAAACAAAATCAATGGAGAGCTCGATAAACTCGATACTAAGAATAAAGTAAAGGTACTACTAACTCATCACCATCCTAAAAATTACACAGATCGCACTTTCCAAGATAGTGATTTCAGTATCATGCAAAATGCTGATGCGTTCCTTCGCTTTGCAACTACAAATGAATTTGACGTTATTGTTCATGGACATAAACACATTCCGAGATTTGACATTCACTCCGATGCCCTCAACTATCCTGTTGTTGCTCTATCCGCAGGTAGCTTTAGCGCGTCTTTGAAAGATTACCACAATGGTGTGGCGAACTTTTTCCATATTATCGAAGTGGAAGGTAAGTGCGATAAAAATGATAATATTTTGGGTAAAGTAACCACTTGGGCATATTTTGACAACAATAAGTGGATATCTGCTAACAAAGAGCGAGACTACATTAGCCACGAAGAGTTCTTTGGCGATATTCGTAACCGAAAAGTTCTAAAAAAAGAGCTAAAACACGACATAGAGACACAAATAGAAACTACTAATGTATTTAGGTGGCAAACACTTCTAAATAAAAAGCCAGAGCTAAAGTATTGCAACCTAGGTCTACGAGAAATTGTGATTACCGAACTATGTGAAGAAGAAGGTTGGGAGTATTTACCCATGAGAAATAATGACTTCTTAGTTGTTCAAGAGGACTCTTCCGTATGA
- a CDS encoding LysR family transcriptional regulator: MTLDTMRMRYFLEIARAGSLTRAAKELHVAQSALSLHLRSLEDDMGTSLFDRLPRGVTLTEAGKILFSHCQSIMRAIEQAEHATKDVGVNPTGDVIIGIIFSLFPTLGISILEDCKKRFPGIRVMMCEGDSKRLRESLENQTHDIVIMPQDIPAPTAQVLFEESMYVIGPAGYFPSDSATIHPREVLQLPLIVPPEKHEIWFTINSFSEREGIQPNIVWRIEGLAATKHAIRCNLGFSLLTLSAISDGMEKEQYSFAKISNGDVNRVIVLDMATSHPATRAMKEVHQLILENWPRYMEHSFK, from the coding sequence ATGACCTTAGATACCATGCGAATGCGTTACTTTTTAGAAATTGCCCGAGCAGGTTCACTGACTCGGGCTGCAAAAGAATTACACGTTGCTCAATCTGCCTTAAGTCTTCATTTGCGTTCTTTAGAAGATGATATGGGGACTTCCCTATTCGACCGGTTGCCGCGCGGGGTTACATTAACCGAAGCCGGAAAAATACTATTCAGCCATTGCCAATCCATTATGCGGGCTATAGAGCAAGCAGAACATGCAACGAAAGATGTTGGGGTTAATCCAACAGGCGATGTCATCATCGGTATTATTTTTTCTCTGTTCCCCACATTAGGTATTTCCATCCTGGAAGATTGCAAGAAACGTTTCCCTGGTATTCGGGTAATGATGTGCGAAGGTGACAGTAAACGTTTAAGAGAATCACTGGAAAATCAAACGCATGACATCGTTATTATGCCACAAGACATCCCGGCTCCGACGGCACAGGTTTTATTTGAAGAGTCTATGTATGTTATTGGTCCGGCAGGTTATTTCCCGTCAGATTCAGCTACAATTCATCCCAGAGAAGTATTACAGCTGCCACTGATCGTTCCTCCGGAGAAACATGAGATTTGGTTTACGATCAATTCGTTTTCTGAACGTGAGGGAATTCAGCCAAACATCGTATGGAGAATTGAGGGACTTGCAGCAACCAAACATGCGATCAGATGTAATTTAGGATTTTCACTGTTAACACTGAGTGCCATATCTGATGGGATGGAAAAGGAGCAGTACTCATTTGCTAAAATCAGCAATGGAGATGTAAATCGGGTGATTGTCCTTGATATGGCAACCAGTCATCCGGCTACAAGAGCGATGAAAGAAGTACATCAACTTATACTTGAAAACTGGCCCCGATATATGGAGCATAGTTTTAAGTGA
- a CDS encoding mandelate racemase/muconate lactonizing enzyme family protein yields the protein MKITSIDIFQMGQPRNTETKPYNAVVVRINTDEGIHGFGEVGLAYGAGSSAGVGMLKDLSYFLLGENPENVEAIWEKLFRKTFWGMGGGPVVYGAMSAIDIACWDIKGKALGVPVHRLLGGKTRDKLRTYASQIQFGWEADKSLRLVQPEEYAEAALKAVSEGYDCVKVDPAGMTAEGVWGAANLEPCLSPKQLKLFYNRTKAVRDAVGSDVDIILEMHSYLGMNSARQFAESVKELGCLFYEEPIHPMSVDSMDRLARQSPIPLAGGERIYTRWGFKPFLDRQIFGLIQPDLGLCGGLTEGKKICDMANTHHVPVQCHVAGGPIALAAALQLESVIPNFCIHEHHGVALWEAGLDSAIHSYLPKDGFFDVPDLPGIGQELTEKAMSEALVHLHIEE from the coding sequence ATGAAAATTACAAGCATCGATATTTTTCAAATGGGTCAACCGAGAAATACTGAGACCAAACCTTATAATGCTGTGGTAGTTCGTATTAACACAGATGAGGGAATTCATGGTTTTGGTGAAGTAGGTTTGGCTTACGGTGCCGGCAGTTCTGCTGGTGTTGGTATGTTAAAAGACCTCAGCTACTTCTTACTGGGGGAAAATCCGGAAAACGTAGAAGCTATTTGGGAAAAATTGTTCAGAAAAACTTTCTGGGGAATGGGCGGTGGTCCCGTGGTTTATGGTGCGATGAGCGCGATTGATATTGCTTGTTGGGATATCAAGGGTAAAGCACTTGGTGTGCCAGTGCATCGCTTACTTGGAGGAAAAACCAGAGATAAACTCAGAACCTATGCAAGTCAAATCCAGTTTGGATGGGAAGCTGACAAGAGTCTGCGTCTGGTTCAGCCTGAAGAATATGCAGAGGCTGCACTTAAAGCGGTTTCTGAAGGTTATGACTGTGTGAAGGTTGACCCAGCAGGTATGACTGCTGAAGGTGTATGGGGCGCAGCAAACCTCGAACCTTGCCTTTCTCCTAAGCAACTGAAATTATTCTATAACAGAACTAAAGCAGTTCGTGATGCGGTTGGTTCAGATGTCGATATCATTCTGGAAATGCACTCTTATCTTGGCATGAACTCTGCGAGACAATTTGCTGAGTCAGTTAAAGAATTGGGGTGCTTGTTCTATGAAGAACCGATTCACCCAATGAGTGTTGATTCAATGGACCGTCTCGCCAGACAATCCCCAATCCCACTCGCGGGCGGAGAACGCATTTATACCCGCTGGGGCTTCAAGCCTTTCCTGGACCGTCAGATCTTTGGTCTTATTCAACCTGATCTGGGCCTCTGTGGTGGCTTAACTGAAGGTAAAAAAATCTGTGATATGGCCAATACTCACCATGTTCCGGTGCAGTGCCACGTTGCCGGTGGTCCAATCGCATTAGCTGCCGCACTACAATTAGAGTCGGTGATTCCTAATTTCTGTATTCATGAACATCATGGCGTTGCTCTGTGGGAAGCCGGGCTTGATAGTGCTATCCATTCTTACTTGCCTAAAGACGGATTCTTTGATGTTCCTGATTTACCTGGAATTGGTCAAGAACTGACTGAGAAGGCAATGTCTGAAGCTCTGGTCCATCTTCATATTGAAGAATAG
- a CDS encoding MFS transporter — MAISSVIDSPKKMSRYRYFIVIVMMITVGVTYVDRANISILIANSEFLTSMGIESSGVQKGLIMSLFLFAYAFANFLISPLADVFGARKTICAAILLCIGSMFLGGVASVFTLILLSRVLVGLGEGTQYPIVAGVVRNWFPKKERGRANAVWGIGTTIAPALSMPFFAWLIDDYGWHSAFWACLILNVIAMYLVWTYLRDTPQQSKYVNELELTYIEEDQEKQTSIDKKSQTQEKETLFQRLSHFMLDYRYWILVAWYIGIMMNVWGLMTWLPSYLKEGRGFSWTTMGWLASLPFILGIGVKIFAGWAIDVTQRSGIFCMLAAIGAGLGIYLSAIIENNWASALLICMAQGCMYMGAPASWTLLQGIVPEKSMSAASGIMIGIATVAGALSPTILGYFISITNGYSGALYFLVAAALFSSVIMIPLAKR, encoded by the coding sequence ATGGCTATATCTTCAGTAATCGACAGCCCGAAAAAAATGTCACGCTATCGCTACTTCATTGTGATTGTGATGATGATTACGGTCGGCGTCACTTATGTTGATCGCGCTAATATCTCAATATTAATCGCGAACAGCGAGTTTTTAACCTCAATGGGAATCGAAAGTTCAGGTGTTCAGAAAGGCCTGATCATGTCGTTATTCTTGTTTGCCTATGCATTTGCTAACTTCTTAATCAGTCCGTTAGCTGATGTATTTGGTGCCCGTAAAACGATTTGTGCCGCCATATTACTCTGTATCGGCTCCATGTTCCTCGGTGGAGTTGCCAGTGTATTTACCCTGATCCTTCTTTCCCGGGTACTAGTTGGGTTGGGTGAAGGAACTCAGTATCCTATCGTAGCTGGTGTCGTGCGCAACTGGTTTCCCAAGAAAGAACGCGGCAGAGCCAACGCTGTATGGGGAATTGGTACAACAATCGCCCCGGCCTTATCAATGCCTTTCTTTGCATGGCTCATTGATGACTATGGTTGGCATAGTGCTTTTTGGGCATGCTTAATTCTAAATGTCATTGCTATGTATCTTGTGTGGACTTATCTTCGGGACACACCACAACAATCAAAGTACGTGAATGAACTAGAGCTGACTTATATCGAAGAAGATCAAGAGAAACAAACTTCGATTGATAAGAAGTCTCAGACTCAGGAAAAAGAAACTTTATTCCAGCGTTTATCGCATTTTATGTTGGATTACCGCTACTGGATTTTAGTTGCGTGGTACATCGGCATTATGATGAATGTGTGGGGCTTGATGACATGGTTACCGAGTTATCTAAAAGAAGGACGTGGGTTTTCATGGACAACAATGGGCTGGCTCGCATCACTACCTTTTATCCTCGGAATCGGCGTCAAAATCTTTGCCGGGTGGGCAATTGATGTAACACAGCGGAGCGGCATCTTCTGTATGCTCGCAGCCATTGGCGCGGGGTTAGGGATCTATCTCAGTGCCATCATTGAAAATAACTGGGCCTCAGCATTACTGATATGTATGGCGCAAGGCTGTATGTACATGGGGGCTCCGGCTTCTTGGACACTTTTACAGGGGATTGTCCCAGAAAAATCCATGTCTGCGGCCAGCGGTATAATGATTGGGATTGCCACCGTTGCCGGCGCACTATCACCAACAATTCTGGGCTACTTTATCTCAATAACGAATGGTTATTCCGGCGCACTGTACTTCCTTGTTGCAGCAGCACTATTTAGTTCAGTGATCATGATTCCTCTGGCTAAACGCTGA
- a CDS encoding DUF169 domain-containing protein: MLSDKAKDMFKKLNLSIPAIAIKYLPVKPEGIEHCEKKMALCQYIKEAQETGKTFYITKENDTCYGKLSLGMEPKPPVTASGQAGLDFGVYKSLAGCRKLYQELPVIVPGSINYVVYSPVADCQFDPDLIIAFAELPQADIIMRATSYISGDFWESKSTPVISCSWMYAYPVISGKVNHITTGFYHGLKRRNVFESGLRMISIPFNKIDEVATALDEMDWTTIAFRDDQESKSELKRRVDHWQEMAIEMGCSCDLH, encoded by the coding sequence ATGCTAAGTGATAAAGCTAAAGACATGTTCAAAAAATTAAATTTATCCATTCCAGCTATAGCAATAAAATATTTACCGGTTAAGCCGGAAGGAATTGAACATTGTGAGAAAAAGATGGCTTTATGCCAATATATTAAAGAAGCACAAGAAACCGGAAAAACATTTTACATAACTAAAGAAAATGATACTTGTTATGGAAAACTTTCTCTGGGAATGGAACCTAAACCACCAGTGACAGCTTCAGGTCAAGCCGGGCTCGATTTTGGTGTATATAAATCATTAGCAGGTTGCCGTAAATTGTATCAAGAATTGCCGGTCATCGTTCCTGGATCTATCAATTATGTCGTTTACTCTCCTGTTGCGGATTGTCAGTTTGACCCTGATCTAATTATTGCATTTGCAGAGTTACCTCAGGCGGATATTATCATGCGTGCCACCAGCTATATTTCCGGCGATTTTTGGGAGTCAAAATCAACACCAGTAATCAGCTGTAGCTGGATGTATGCATACCCGGTTATTTCAGGCAAAGTAAATCACATTACTACAGGGTTCTACCACGGTCTTAAACGTCGTAATGTTTTTGAATCCGGCCTGCGAATGATCTCTATACCGTTCAATAAAATTGATGAAGTTGCTACGGCTTTGGATGAAATGGATTGGACAACCATCGCATTTCGCGACGATCAAGAGAGTAAATCTGAACTGAAACGTCGGGTAGATCACTGGCAAGAAATGGCAATTGAAATGGGCTGTTCTTGCGATTTACACTAA
- the rlmF gene encoding 23S rRNA (adenine(1618)-N(6))-methyltransferase RlmF, which translates to MSQKRKPAKPAPTAKLSSDVRVVKVSSPKGLHSRNKHQGRYNFTELVKALPELKRHVTTNPKGEQTVNFSDPLAVKLLNKALLSRYYQVTTWDIPQGYLCPPIPGRADYIHRAAELLGNEPGLDLAQVRALDIGVGANCIYPIIGVCDYGWHYTASDVDPVSIKNARSIVDSNAVLQGKVECRQQKDSRRLFKGIIQPGERYHITTCNPPFHKSLQEAQQGTQRKLNNLSANRVKRGGKESQPQPTLNFGGQKAELWCPGGEAAFIKNMALESSEFAGQVLWFTTLISKKENVRWMQKQLQKAGVQEIRIIEMSQGQKISRFIAWTFMTEEQRREWVSV; encoded by the coding sequence ATGAGTCAAAAAAGAAAACCGGCTAAACCTGCACCGACAGCGAAACTCTCATCTGATGTCAGGGTCGTGAAGGTGAGTTCTCCCAAGGGATTACATTCGCGTAACAAGCATCAGGGGCGCTACAATTTTACGGAGCTGGTCAAAGCGCTGCCGGAGCTGAAAAGGCATGTCACGACCAATCCGAAGGGCGAACAAACGGTTAACTTTTCTGATCCGCTGGCGGTGAAGTTGCTGAATAAAGCATTACTGAGTCGCTATTATCAGGTCACCACATGGGATATTCCTCAGGGTTATCTTTGTCCGCCGATTCCGGGGCGGGCGGATTATATTCACCGTGCCGCAGAGCTGCTGGGCAATGAACCGGGTTTGGATCTGGCTCAGGTCAGGGCGCTGGATATTGGTGTCGGAGCGAACTGTATCTACCCGATCATCGGTGTCTGTGATTATGGCTGGCACTATACTGCCAGTGATGTTGACCCGGTTTCGATAAAAAATGCCCGCAGCATCGTTGATAGCAATGCCGTTCTGCAAGGGAAGGTTGAATGCCGGCAGCAGAAAGACAGCCGCCGCTTGTTTAAAGGAATTATCCAGCCGGGTGAACGTTACCACATCACCACTTGCAATCCGCCGTTTCACAAGTCTCTGCAAGAAGCTCAGCAAGGCACCCAGCGAAAGCTGAATAACCTGAGTGCCAACCGAGTAAAGCGCGGTGGTAAAGAGAGTCAACCGCAGCCGACACTGAACTTCGGCGGTCAAAAAGCTGAGCTCTGGTGCCCGGGTGGCGAAGCTGCCTTTATCAAGAATATGGCACTGGAAAGCAGTGAGTTTGCCGGGCAGGTGCTCTGGTTTACCACGCTCATATCAAAGAAAGAGAATGTCCGCTGGATGCAGAAACAACTGCAAAAGGCCGGTGTACAGGAAATTCGAATCATCGAGATGAGTCAGGGCCAGAAGATTAGCCGCTTTATCGCCTGGACGTTTATGACGGAGGAGCAGCGTCGGGAGTGGGTTAGTGTTTAA
- a CDS encoding DUF1330 domain-containing protein, with amino-acid sequence MTCLVIVDSTPTDKEQLAEYSARAAKTLEPFQGKFIARGEPEALHGEAPYQRKSVIEFPDKDSALNWYNSAAYQEIIPIRNKGMDCQFHLIG; translated from the coding sequence ATGACATGCTTAGTGATTGTTGATTCAACCCCGACAGACAAAGAACAGCTGGCAGAATACAGCGCCCGCGCTGCGAAAACGTTAGAACCTTTTCAAGGCAAATTTATCGCCCGGGGTGAACCGGAAGCTCTCCATGGTGAAGCACCGTATCAGAGAAAGTCAGTGATTGAATTCCCTGATAAAGACAGTGCTCTGAACTGGTATAACAGTGCGGCCTATCAGGAAATCATCCCGATCAGAAACAAAGGTATGGACTGCCAGTTTCATTTGATTGGTTAA
- a CDS encoding LysR family transcriptional regulator: protein MNSVKLAPLLLIFVEVANKRSFTEAARKLGLSKSAISQQIKRLEDALGQQLLVRNTRGVILTTVGEALLARSELLSEQLSLTLKELESSKAQPTGKFKISIPPFLEKDIVIPAISQLCLEFPGITPEVVVTGRWQDLVEHELDAAVFGGDLRDCDYRALSIGKVAEIFCASPRYLQRHAPVKHLEQLSEHRIIATPWQHDELQLFDNNQTNRRLFCVTHSAKATSLTTILEMALHDMGIVLFPEFLVQTELMQQRLVRVLPEIQGRAWHFYFLHQYQGEKPKHVSRFYELLKYYFDKTIAHCS from the coding sequence ATGAACAGTGTAAAACTCGCTCCGCTGCTGCTGATTTTTGTCGAAGTCGCCAACAAACGTTCATTCACCGAGGCAGCCAGAAAACTGGGCCTGAGTAAATCGGCGATTAGTCAGCAGATCAAACGGCTTGAGGACGCTTTAGGTCAGCAATTGCTGGTACGCAATACCCGGGGTGTAATTCTGACTACAGTTGGCGAAGCACTTCTGGCACGGAGTGAACTATTGAGTGAACAGTTGAGTCTGACTCTCAAAGAGCTGGAAAGCAGCAAAGCACAACCGACAGGCAAATTTAAAATCTCCATCCCGCCTTTCTTAGAAAAAGACATCGTTATTCCTGCTATCAGTCAGTTGTGTCTGGAGTTTCCCGGAATTACACCGGAAGTTGTGGTGACGGGCAGATGGCAGGATTTGGTGGAACATGAATTAGACGCAGCAGTGTTTGGCGGTGATTTACGGGATTGTGACTATCGGGCCTTATCGATCGGTAAAGTGGCAGAAATTTTTTGTGCTTCACCCCGTTACCTGCAACGCCATGCGCCGGTCAAACATCTGGAACAGCTCTCGGAACACCGCATAATTGCAACGCCGTGGCAACACGATGAACTACAGCTGTTTGATAACAACCAGACAAACCGGCGCTTATTCTGCGTCACCCACAGTGCAAAAGCGACGTCTCTGACCACCATATTAGAAATGGCGCTGCACGATATGGGCATCGTGCTTTTCCCTGAATTTCTGGTACAAACAGAGCTGATGCAACAACGGTTAGTCAGAGTCCTGCCTGAAATACAGGGCAGAGCCTGGCATTTTTACTTTTTACATCAGTATCAGGGCGAAAAGCCTAAACATGTCAGTCGCTTCTATGAGCTGCTCAAGTACTATTTTGATAAAACCATTGCCCACTGTAGTTAA
- the yfaU gene encoding 2-keto-3-deoxy-L-rhamnonate aldolase → MVQLSKNLFKQAINCGELQIGLWLSSTSSYLAEIAATSGYDWLLIDGEHAPNTVQDIYHQIQAIAPYYGEPVVRPVEGSKSQIKQILDIGAQTVLIPMVDSAEQARQVVSAMRYPPEGVRGVGASVARAARWGRIEQYMEKANEELCLLIQVESKTALDNLDDILAVEGIDGVFIGPADLSASLGYPDNSNHPAMQHEIEHCIRRIRQAGKAAGFLAVDPAMAKKAIEWGANFVAVGVDTMLYTSALDERLSLFKADIQSGGQKSSY, encoded by the coding sequence ATGGTTCAGTTATCCAAAAACTTATTTAAACAGGCAATCAACTGTGGAGAATTACAGATTGGGTTATGGCTCAGTTCAACATCTTCATATCTGGCTGAAATTGCAGCAACGTCAGGATATGACTGGTTATTGATCGATGGTGAACATGCACCCAATACCGTTCAGGATATTTATCATCAGATTCAGGCCATTGCGCCTTATTATGGTGAACCGGTTGTTCGTCCGGTCGAGGGAAGCAAAAGTCAGATTAAACAGATACTGGATATTGGTGCTCAGACGGTTCTGATTCCGATGGTCGACAGTGCGGAGCAGGCGCGGCAGGTTGTCAGTGCGATGCGTTACCCGCCGGAAGGTGTCCGGGGCGTTGGTGCCAGCGTCGCCCGGGCAGCGCGTTGGGGAAGAATCGAACAGTATATGGAGAAGGCGAATGAAGAGTTATGTCTGCTGATTCAGGTGGAAAGCAAAACCGCACTGGATAATCTCGATGACATTTTAGCCGTTGAAGGGATTGATGGCGTCTTTATCGGGCCTGCCGATCTTTCCGCGTCACTCGGTTATCCGGATAACAGCAATCACCCGGCGATGCAGCACGAAATTGAACACTGTATTCGCAGAATCCGACAGGCTGGTAAAGCTGCTGGTTTTCTGGCTGTCGACCCGGCCATGGCGAAAAAAGCGATTGAATGGGGCGCCAATTTTGTCGCGGTTGGGGTTGATACAATGTTGTATACCAGCGCCCTTGATGAACGGTTAAGCTTATTCAAAGCGGATATTCAGTCCGGCGGGCAGAAGTCCAGTTATTAG